In Pectinophora gossypiella chromosome 5, ilPecGoss1.1, whole genome shotgun sequence, a genomic segment contains:
- the LOC126366660 gene encoding ADP-ribosylation factor-like protein 8: MLALINRILDWIKSLFWKEEMELTLVGLQYSGKTTFVNVIASGQFSEDMIPTVGFNMRKITKGNVTIKVWDIGGQPRFRSMWERYCRGVNAIVYMVDAADPDKIEASRNELHSLLEKQQLTGIPVLVLGNKRDLPHALDEHGLIERMNLSAIQDREICCYSISCKEKDNIDITLQWLIAHSKSGSAR; this comes from the exons ATGCTAGCTTTGATCAATCGTATCCTTGATTGGATCAAAAGTCTGTTCTGGAAGGAGGAAATGGAGCTCACACTGGTCGGGCTACAGTACTCGGGAAAGACTACTTTTGTTAACGTCATTGCT TCTGGCCAGTTCAGTGAAGACATGATCCCGACAGTAGGCTTCAACATGCGCAAGATTACCAAAGGCAACGTTACAATCAAG GTGTGGGACATCGGTGGCCAGCCCAGGTTCCGCTCCATGTGGGAGAGATACTGCAGAGGAGTCAACGCTATTGT ATACATGGTAGATGCGGCAGACCCGGACAAGATCGAAGCGTCGCGCAACGAGTTGCACAGCCTCCTTGAGAAGCAGCAGCTAACAGGTATCCCGGTGTTGGTCCTCGGGAACAAGCGGGACCTGCCGCACGCGCTCGACGAGCACGGACTCATCGAGAGGAT GAACCTGTCAGCGATCCAAGACCGCGAGATCTGCTGTTATTCCATCTCGTGCAAGGAGAAGGATAACATTGACATTACGCTGCAATGGCTGATCGCGCACAGTAAGTCGGGGAGTGCGCGCTAA